From the genome of Streptacidiphilus rugosus AM-16, one region includes:
- a CDS encoding MMPL family transporter produces the protein MTTADAPPTDTGRHEPAAAQARTGRLGRLGLWAAGNLRVVTVLWLVLVAGLGAFAPQVTSQLAGAGWQANGSASVQVRDLARAHFGGNAATALQVVVAADRPVTDPAVQQVLHRATDLLRADPRVSEVVAPQPGATVSPDGRTAILLAGARSGADDMVRAADALKGPLAALSAPGIQVHATGASVLWSDFNAANHDAMMTSELLSWPVTLAILVLAFGSLVAAGLPLLLTVAGLAASAGALVLLNHLTPTSIWAMNFAMMFALALGIDYALFLVVRFRAALARHGDARRAVGETMDTAGKAVALSGVTVLVSLSAVMLVPSPAFRSMALGIMLAVGFVLAATLTLLPAVLGRLGARVNSAALPWVRRRARAAAPDDDGASPRFAAWGRRLWAHPLRYGVPALVVLLALAAPVVGLRTAMPSITVVPADSSARTGYEAVQRAFGPGAPGTLQIVAPAAEAARATEVLRHTAGIAAVMPAQQAADGSGLAMIQAVPAADPSDPALKATVEVLRDRLPDRALVGGAAVENLDLQSALDAKTPLVIGVVLALGFLLLVFALQAPLIALIGTVTSLLSTAAAFGTARLVFQDGHGAGLLGFTPQGFLDGWAPVFFFAMIFAIAMDYTVFLLSSAKEHFERSGSPHRAVTGALAHSGRVVFAAAAVMVAVFFTFALSGPLPPKEMGIVLGTAVLLDAALVRLVLLPVLLRLTGRAAWWSPGWLRRVLPDIRFSHD, from the coding sequence ATGACCACCGCCGACGCTCCGCCCACGGACACGGGCCGACACGAACCAGCCGCCGCGCAGGCGCGCACCGGCAGGCTCGGGCGGCTCGGGCTGTGGGCGGCGGGGAACCTGCGCGTGGTCACCGTGTTGTGGCTGGTGCTGGTCGCGGGGCTGGGTGCGTTCGCGCCGCAGGTGACCTCGCAGTTGGCCGGGGCCGGCTGGCAGGCCAACGGGTCGGCGTCGGTGCAGGTCAGGGATCTGGCGCGGGCTCATTTCGGCGGCAACGCCGCCACCGCGCTGCAGGTCGTGGTCGCCGCCGACCGGCCGGTCACGGATCCGGCCGTCCAGCAGGTCCTGCACCGGGCCACGGACCTGCTCAGGGCCGACCCCCGCGTCTCCGAGGTGGTCGCGCCGCAGCCCGGCGCCACCGTCAGCCCCGACGGCCGCACCGCGATCCTGCTGGCCGGTGCCCGCTCCGGGGCCGACGACATGGTGCGCGCCGCCGACGCCCTCAAGGGACCGCTCGCGGCCCTGTCCGCACCGGGCATCCAGGTCCACGCCACCGGCGCCTCGGTGCTGTGGAGCGACTTCAACGCCGCCAACCACGACGCGATGATGACGTCCGAACTGCTCTCCTGGCCGGTGACGCTGGCCATCCTGGTGCTCGCCTTCGGCTCACTGGTCGCCGCCGGACTCCCACTGCTGCTGACCGTCGCCGGGCTGGCCGCCTCCGCCGGGGCCCTGGTGCTGCTCAACCACCTGACGCCCACCTCCATCTGGGCCATGAACTTCGCCATGATGTTCGCCCTGGCGCTGGGGATCGACTACGCCCTCTTCCTCGTCGTCCGCTTCCGCGCCGCGCTGGCCCGGCACGGCGACGCCCGCCGCGCGGTGGGGGAGACCATGGACACCGCGGGCAAGGCCGTCGCGCTCTCCGGCGTGACCGTGCTGGTGAGCCTGTCCGCGGTGATGCTGGTGCCGTCGCCCGCGTTCCGTTCCATGGCCCTCGGCATCATGCTGGCCGTCGGCTTCGTGCTGGCCGCGACGCTCACGCTGCTCCCCGCCGTGCTCGGCCGGCTCGGGGCCAGGGTCAACAGCGCCGCCCTGCCGTGGGTACGTCGCCGGGCCCGCGCCGCCGCGCCGGACGACGACGGCGCCTCGCCGCGCTTCGCCGCCTGGGGCCGCCGGCTCTGGGCGCACCCGCTGCGCTACGGCGTCCCGGCTCTCGTCGTGCTGCTGGCCCTCGCCGCGCCGGTCGTCGGACTGCGGACCGCGATGCCCTCGATCACCGTCGTGCCCGCCGACTCCTCGGCCCGCACCGGCTACGAAGCCGTCCAGCGTGCCTTCGGCCCCGGTGCCCCAGGCACGCTGCAGATCGTCGCCCCGGCCGCTGAGGCCGCCCGCGCCACCGAGGTGCTGCGGCACACCGCCGGCATCGCCGCGGTGATGCCCGCTCAGCAGGCCGCGGACGGCAGCGGCCTCGCCATGATCCAGGCCGTTCCCGCCGCTGACCCCTCCGACCCGGCGCTCAAGGCGACGGTCGAGGTGCTGCGCGACAGGCTGCCCGACCGGGCCCTGGTCGGCGGCGCGGCCGTGGAGAACCTCGATCTGCAGTCGGCGCTGGACGCGAAGACGCCGCTGGTCATCGGGGTCGTGCTGGCCCTCGGCTTCCTGCTGCTCGTGTTCGCCCTGCAGGCCCCCTTGATCGCGCTGATCGGCACCGTGACCAGCCTGCTGTCGACCGCCGCCGCGTTCGGCACCGCGCGTCTGGTCTTCCAGGACGGTCACGGCGCGGGCCTGCTCGGCTTCACGCCCCAGGGGTTCCTCGACGGCTGGGCGCCCGTGTTCTTCTTCGCGATGATCTTCGCGATCGCGATGGACTACACCGTCTTCCTGCTCTCCTCCGCCAAGGAGCACTTCGAGCGCAGCGGCAGCCCGCACAGGGCGGTGACCGGCGCACTCGCCCACTCCGGCCGGGTGGTGTTCGCGGCCGCCGCCGTCATGGTCGCCGTCTTCTTCACCTTCGCCCTGTCCGGGCCGCTGCCGCCCAAGGAGATGGGCATCGTGCTGGGCACGGCGGTGCTGCTCGACGCGGCGCTGGTCCGGCTGGTGCTGCTGCCCGTGCTGCTGCGGCTGACCGGCCGGGCGGCCTGGTGGTCCCCGGGGTGGCTGCGCAGGGTCCTGCCGGACATCCGTTTCTCGCACGACTGA
- a CDS encoding DUF302 domain-containing protein, with translation MSFDRTVQVDGDFAATVEAVRAALAEQGFGVLTEIDVTATLKTKLDVKMEDYLILGACNPPLAHQALTADRSIGLLLPCNVVVRREGGHTLVQAMDPQAMVAMTGLPELQPVADEAAARLDAALASLVGRA, from the coding sequence ATGTCCTTCGACCGCACCGTCCAGGTGGACGGCGATTTCGCCGCCACCGTCGAGGCCGTCCGTGCGGCCCTCGCCGAGCAGGGGTTCGGCGTGCTGACCGAGATCGACGTCACCGCGACGCTGAAGACCAAGCTGGACGTCAAGATGGAGGACTACCTGATCCTCGGCGCCTGCAATCCGCCGCTCGCCCATCAGGCGCTGACCGCCGACCGAAGCATCGGACTGCTGCTGCCCTGCAACGTCGTCGTCCGTCGTGAGGGCGGGCACACGCTCGTCCAGGCGATGGACCCGCAGGCGATGGTCGCCATGACCGGCCTGCCGGAACTGCAGCCCGTCGCCGACGAGGCCGCCGCCCGTCTCGACGCCGCGCTGGCCTCGCTCGTCGGCCGCGCCTGA
- a CDS encoding M48 family metallopeptidase has product MRAFLRTAQALALLLGFYALILGLLAAIVALDIGTTAAAGARGGMILVEVWAVSLALAYPLLRGLFIGGGNRRRPAGVRVHRTEQPRLWQRVDHVAAAINTVAPAEIWLVDDVQAAVSQSSWLLGLIPGRRRMLLGLPLLTGLTTAELDAVIAHELGHYGHGDTRLGGIVARNRAGLQQVLARYSAEEGGWGQWIGSLFRRYARFCLLRSQASARRQELAADAAAARVAGREATISALRALAPLDEAHQRFGRDYAGMGWALGLRPTAEEVVPGFQAFLRSEAWRQEHARLLADPPRRKQSPYDSHPPTAERIAALQALAGVPGPRGADADPDARADALLDDPVVTAGLVVSARPGAASRTQLGWTELAAAAGNAELDQESAALRTAAKAVLRREVDVPLLLDVIDAGRWSDVVDWMPREGMSRTVTPAAGLSMNGAAASDCLYSMLLAAFVGQRRGRWTLDWESGRRLVLDEGLDAAIGPALDAACAPEGSAPPTTAPLRELLRLTAARSS; this is encoded by the coding sequence GTGCGCGCCTTCCTCCGCACCGCGCAGGCGCTCGCCCTGTTGCTCGGTTTCTACGCGCTGATCCTCGGTCTGCTGGCCGCGATCGTCGCCCTGGACATCGGCACCACCGCCGCCGCCGGCGCCCGCGGCGGCATGATCCTGGTGGAGGTCTGGGCGGTCAGCCTCGCGCTGGCGTACCCGCTGCTTCGCGGCCTGTTCATCGGCGGCGGCAACCGGCGCCGGCCGGCCGGGGTCCGGGTGCACCGGACCGAGCAGCCGCGACTGTGGCAGCGGGTCGACCACGTCGCCGCCGCGATTAACACGGTGGCCCCCGCGGAGATCTGGCTGGTGGACGACGTGCAGGCCGCGGTCTCGCAGAGCTCCTGGCTGCTGGGGCTGATCCCCGGCCGACGCCGGATGCTGCTCGGGTTGCCGCTGCTCACAGGGCTGACGACGGCCGAACTCGACGCGGTGATCGCCCACGAGCTCGGGCACTACGGCCACGGCGACACCCGCCTGGGCGGGATCGTCGCCCGTAACCGGGCCGGTCTGCAACAGGTTCTGGCCCGCTACAGCGCCGAGGAGGGCGGCTGGGGCCAGTGGATCGGCTCGCTGTTCCGTCGCTACGCCCGGTTCTGCCTGCTCAGGAGTCAGGCGTCGGCGCGACGTCAGGAGCTCGCCGCCGACGCCGCGGCGGCGAGGGTCGCCGGACGTGAGGCGACGATCAGCGCACTGCGGGCTCTCGCACCGCTCGACGAGGCTCATCAGCGCTTCGGCCGCGACTACGCCGGGATGGGCTGGGCCCTGGGCCTGCGCCCGACCGCCGAGGAGGTCGTCCCCGGCTTCCAGGCCTTTCTGCGCAGCGAAGCGTGGCGGCAGGAGCACGCCCGGCTGCTCGCCGACCCGCCGCGCCGGAAGCAGTCGCCGTACGACTCCCACCCGCCGACGGCCGAGCGCATCGCCGCGCTCCAGGCCCTGGCCGGGGTCCCCGGCCCGCGCGGCGCGGACGCCGATCCCGACGCGCGCGCCGACGCCCTGCTCGACGATCCCGTGGTCACCGCGGGCCTGGTCGTCTCCGCCCGGCCGGGCGCGGCCTCGCGCACCCAGCTGGGCTGGACGGAGCTGGCCGCCGCCGCAGGCAACGCCGAACTCGACCAGGAGTCCGCCGCGCTGCGCACCGCGGCGAAGGCGGTCCTGCGCCGCGAGGTCGACGTGCCGCTGCTGCTCGACGTGATCGACGCCGGTCGCTGGTCCGACGTCGTCGACTGGATGCCGCGCGAGGGCATGTCCCGCACCGTCACCCCGGCCGCGGGCCTCTCCATGAACGGCGCCGCCGCGTCCGACTGCCTCTACTCGATGCTGCTCGCCGCCTTCGTGGGTCAGCGGCGCGGCCGTTGGACGCTGGACTGGGAGTCCGGCCGCCGCCTCGTCCTGGACGAGGGCCTCGACGCGGCGATCGGCCCCGCCCTGGACGCCGCCTGCGCGCCGGAGGGCTCCGCCCCGCCCACGACCGCGCCGCTGCGCGAGCTGTTGCGGCTCACCGCGGCGCGGAGTTCCTGA
- a CDS encoding DUF4232 domain-containing protein — MQRTDLVRGAVAMMVAGTVVGLSAACDPAATAGASQPTSSAVAVNSQTSPSPQASSTPTSTSGTGTTTTTTTTTTSDTMPHCAITDVSVGSAKLATVRPNGTGTGAVVVAVTNTSSHTCSLRGFPTVAAAGEGAPDHNKPLTVRHKGSAVTVPLSPGGRAWVKLTFVQVQGEADGYCVSGATPATNPTIVLGLPGAGGHQIGMDDGSIFATCDNVVTVTALSMSKPA; from the coding sequence ATGCAGCGCACTGACCTGGTCCGCGGAGCCGTGGCGATGATGGTGGCGGGAACCGTCGTCGGCCTGTCCGCCGCGTGCGACCCGGCCGCGACGGCCGGTGCGTCCCAGCCGACGAGCTCCGCCGTGGCGGTCAACAGCCAGACCTCCCCGTCGCCGCAGGCGAGTTCCACGCCCACCAGCACCTCGGGCACGGGCACGACGACCACCACGACCACCACGACCACGTCCGACACCATGCCGCACTGCGCCATCACCGACGTGAGCGTGGGCTCCGCCAAGTTGGCGACCGTCCGACCCAACGGCACCGGGACCGGCGCGGTGGTCGTGGCCGTCACCAACACCTCCTCCCACACCTGCTCGCTGCGGGGCTTCCCCACGGTGGCGGCCGCGGGCGAGGGCGCGCCGGACCACAACAAGCCGCTGACCGTGCGTCACAAGGGATCCGCCGTGACGGTCCCGCTCTCCCCGGGCGGTCGGGCCTGGGTGAAGCTCACCTTCGTCCAGGTGCAGGGCGAGGCCGACGGCTACTGCGTCTCGGGCGCGACGCCCGCCACCAACCCCACCATCGTCCTGGGCCTGCCCGGCGCGGGCGGACACCAGATCGGCATGGACGACGGCTCCATCTTCGCCACCTGCGACAACGTCGTCACGGTGACCGCGCTCTCGATGTCCAAGCCCGCCTGA
- a CDS encoding aminoglycoside phosphotransferase family protein, with translation MTLHENEIPADETLVRALLTAQRPEWAGLRLSPAGAGTDNTMYRLGEDLLVRLPRTAENGRSVRKEQEWLPRLAPRLSLPIPEPVHTGTPTEDFPLVWSVYRWIDGEEAGPDSVADWPAFGADLAAFVTELHAVDLMGATRADGLSWYRGGSLAPCDAWVGRALDDCRALVGAELDVDALERMWRAGLARPDSPAPRVWLHCDLKPTNLLARDGGLRAVIDFGALSVGSPDAEHAAVWDLPPQARHAYWDALGLDDATWIRARAWAVAVGVSGVSYYWHTFPAFVAECRSRLTAILADAAGR, from the coding sequence GTGACGCTGCACGAGAACGAGATCCCCGCCGACGAGACACTCGTCCGCGCCCTGCTGACGGCCCAGCGGCCCGAGTGGGCCGGGCTGCGGCTCTCCCCGGCGGGCGCGGGCACGGACAACACCATGTACCGGCTGGGCGAGGACCTGCTGGTGCGGCTGCCGCGCACGGCGGAGAACGGGCGGTCGGTCCGCAAGGAGCAGGAGTGGCTTCCCCGCCTCGCCCCGCGGCTGAGCCTGCCGATCCCGGAACCCGTCCACACGGGAACGCCCACCGAGGACTTCCCGCTGGTCTGGTCGGTGTACCGGTGGATCGACGGCGAGGAGGCGGGCCCGGACAGCGTCGCGGACTGGCCCGCCTTCGGCGCCGATCTGGCGGCGTTCGTCACCGAGCTCCACGCCGTCGACCTGATGGGCGCGACCCGGGCGGACGGCCTGAGCTGGTACCGCGGCGGCAGCCTGGCGCCCTGCGACGCCTGGGTCGGCCGTGCTCTGGACGACTGCCGCGCCCTGGTCGGCGCCGAGCTCGACGTCGACGCCCTGGAGCGGATGTGGCGCGCCGGACTCGCACGTCCCGACTCCCCGGCCCCCCGGGTCTGGCTGCACTGCGACCTGAAACCCACCAACCTGCTCGCCCGCGACGGCGGCCTGCGCGCGGTGATCGACTTCGGCGCGCTCTCGGTCGGTTCCCCCGACGCCGAGCACGCCGCCGTCTGGGACCTGCCGCCGCAGGCCCGGCACGCGTACTGGGACGCGCTGGGCCTGGACGACGCGACGTGGATCCGCGCCCGCGCGTGGGCGGTGGCGGTCGGCGTCAGCGGGGTCTCCTACTACTGGCACACCTTTCCGGCCTTTGTGGCCGAGTGCCGCTCCCGCCTCACGGCGATCCTGGCCGACGCCGCCGGGCGCTGA
- a CDS encoding histidine phosphatase family protein, with product MPEDAKPRLFLVRHGLTEWARTGQHTGRTDVPLLPLGERRARLLGARLQAAPWNGLPDFEVRTSPLQRARRTCELVGFGDRAADWDALVEVDYGDYEGLSTAQIHQQRPDWQLWRDGCPGGESLDAVSARADRVVAWAVAGTADKLVFAHGHILCAVAARWLGQDVSFAGQLRLGPASLSVLGWYHGTPALHRWNDNAHVQADVLVDTDL from the coding sequence ATGCCTGAGGACGCCAAGCCCCGGCTGTTCCTGGTCCGCCACGGCCTCACCGAGTGGGCCAGGACCGGGCAGCACACCGGCCGCACCGACGTGCCGCTGCTGCCGCTCGGGGAGCGCCGGGCCCGCCTGCTCGGCGCCCGCCTGCAGGCCGCACCCTGGAACGGCCTGCCGGACTTCGAAGTCCGCACCAGCCCGCTCCAGCGGGCCCGCCGCACCTGCGAACTGGTCGGCTTCGGCGACCGGGCCGCGGACTGGGACGCGCTCGTCGAGGTCGACTACGGCGACTACGAGGGCCTCAGCACCGCGCAGATCCACCAGCAGCGCCCCGACTGGCAGCTGTGGCGCGACGGCTGCCCCGGCGGCGAGAGCCTCGACGCCGTCAGCGCCCGCGCCGACCGGGTCGTGGCCTGGGCCGTCGCCGGCACCGCCGACAAGCTGGTCTTCGCCCACGGCCACATCCTGTGCGCCGTCGCCGCCCGTTGGCTCGGCCAGGACGTCTCCTTCGCCGGGCAGCTGCGCCTGGGCCCGGCCTCCCTGTCGGTGCTCGGCTGGTACCACGGCACCCCCGCCCTGCACCGCTGGAACGACAACGCCCACGTCCAGGCCGACGTCCTGGTGGACACCGACCTCTGA